Genomic DNA from Edaphobacter lichenicola:
ATGCTCATCCGCCATCAACTGGATCTCGATATGCCGAGGCCGCTCGATGAGCTTCTCCAGATACACCTCGCCCGACCCAAAGCTCCGCTCCGCCTCACTGCTGGCCGCCGTAAACGCCGCCCCGAGATCCTCCGCCCGCGTCACCGCCCGCATACCCTTCCCACCGCCTCCAGCCGCAGCCTTCAGCATCACCGGATAGCCAATCCCAGCGGCCACGCGCAACGCCTCGGCCACATCGGCCAGCCCCGTCACGCTCCCCGGAACACGAGGCATCCCAGCCGCATCGGCCGCCTGCCGCGCCCTGGTCTTCGAGCCCAGCATCCGCATCGCGCTCGCCGGAGGCCCAATGAACGTCACCCCTGCCTTAGCGCAAGCCTCTGCGAACTCCGCATTCTCCGACAGGAACCCGTACCCAGGGTGCACCGCATCCGCCCCCGTCCGCCGCGCCACCTCCAGGATCAGGTCTCCCCGCAGATAGCTCTCCCCAGCCGGCGCCGGCCCCAGCCGGTAGCCCTCATCTGCATGCAGCACATGCAGAGCCCCCCGGTCGGCATCCGAGTAAACCGCCACCGTGGCCATCCCCATCTCCCGGCACGCACGAATTACCCGCAGCGCAATCTCCCCGCGGTTCGCAATCAACACTTTTTTTATCGAGCGTCGCAAGCGGCCATTCTACCGCAGACAACGATCGACACAGCGAGTCAAAACCGATACAGACCTGAACGCAAAGAGGCCTCCCGTTCTGGGGAGGCCTCCGGTATCACAACACTCCATGACAGCTACTGCATCGAAACGCCGCCCTGCGTTGCCTTTTCCTTCTTCAGCTCATTTTCCTTGCGAGCGCCCATGGCCTTCTGGATCCAGGAATCAACCTGGGCCATATCAGCCTTACGAGCCGCCTCATCCCCGCACTCCAGATCAGCCTTACGGCGATAGGTCAGCTGCAGGTACTGCATGGCGTCATCATAGGTCGGGTTCAGCTCGACAGCCTTGTTCAGATATTGCAATCCCTCATTCACCAGATCCGTATTGGCAGCCTGCAACTTCTGGCACGCACCCTTGCTCTTCTTGGGGTTGCCATCGCCCTGGTCGGTCAGCCCGTCCGCGGCAAGAATCGTGATCGCGTTCTTGTAAGCCAGCGTCCAATCCACGAAGCCAACGGTGTAATAGGCCTCCGGATCATTTGGCGCAATCGCAATTACCTTCTTTTCGTACTCCTTCGCCACATCGAACTTCTTGATGTTGCGATTGATAGACGCAATCTGTTTCAACGCAGTCAGGTCGTTGGGATCCTTCGCCAGAACAGCGTTGAAACCATCCAAAGCCTTCTGTGCGATCGCAAGGTTCTCCGGCGTGTCCAGATTTGGCACCACCTGATAAGAGTAAGCGGTAGCAAGATACAGCTTCGCGTCTTCGTAATTCGGATCGAGAGCGATCGAATTCTGGAAGTGGTTTACAGCCTCTTCGTATCGTGCATTCTTAAATGCCTGCACTCCCTTGGTCAGCTGGTCCCGAGCCTTCAGGCGATTACACCCGGTTGCAGTGATAAGCATCAGCGCCAGCAAAGCAGCCGTAACCGGAATCCGTGCGGTGAATTTCATTGGGCGAATCATCTCCTTCAAAATGGGCGCGAGTTTCTATTCCAAAGACCGGGAAAGACTACATAACCAAGTTTCGGCTTTCGCTTGATTGTAATGGTATATGTCCTAACGTGACTAGAGCAGCTTTCTTTCCCTTCTTCAAAAGGAAATAATGTCGGTCTTTTGTACTACAACTATGGAGCTTCTGCCTAGTTCGAACTGCTCTTCGAGATTCGATGCGTGCCAGCGGTAGAGGGCTAGCCGGAACGCAAACAAAAGTGGCCTACACTATACGCCCATCCCGCATCTTGACGATCCTGTCCGCATAGGAAGCGGCATCGGCGTCATGCGTGATCATTAGAATCGTCTGCCCCAGGCGGCGGTTCAGGTCCTTGATCAACTTCAGCACTGCCGCCGAGTTCTCACTGTCCAGATTGCCCGTAGGCTCGTCGGCGAGCAAAATCGCCGGTGAATTCACTAGTCCGCGCGCAATCGCCACCCGTTGCTGCTGGCCGCCAGAGAGGGCACGAGGTTTGTGTTTCATCCTGTCGGTGATCCCAAGCAGCTTGAGAATCTCCTGGAATGCCTGGTCGAACACCGTATTCCGGCCGCCGATATATTGCACAATCCGGATATTGTCTTCCGCAGACAGGGTCGGCAGAAGGTTGTACTTCTGAAACACGAACCCCACCGTAGTCTTGCGAAGCTCCGTCCGCTCGGCGTTGGTCATGCCCGCCATATCGCGGCCATTGAGCTGCACGGTCCCCGTTGTCATCGGCGTCAGACCACCCAGAATATGAAAGAGGGTCGACTTGCCCGAACCCGAGGCGCCGATAATCGCGACAAACTCACCCTTCCGGATGTCGAGATCCACACCGCGCAGCGCATACACCGCGACCTCTCCCACCTGGTAAGTCTTCGTTAAACTGCGGACCTCAATAATCGGCGGCTCACTCATACGACAAAGCCTCCGTAACATCCTGCTTCACCGCTTTGGCGCCGGGGACGATGGCCCCCAGCAGGGCTCCCACGACTGCAATGCCGGTTGCTATCGGCCACCAGCTGTAGACCGTCTCCTGCACCAGGCTTGCCGGCACGGCATGTTTCATCAGCCATTGCGTCCCGTAGGTCAGGAGAATGCCGACCACCGAACCCAGCAGCGCCAGCAGCAACGTCTCGCGAAACAGGATGTTCAAAATCAACCCGGAAGAGCCGCCTACGGCCTTCAAAATTCCAATCTCACGCGTTCGTTCCAACACTGCTGTGTACATCGCCATAAACACCACGATGAAGCCCACAATGACCGCAACTCCGATCACGACTCCGATGAAGCTCTTCAGCATCCCGACATTGCTGATAGAGAGCATCGAGGTGAACTCTTCCATCGTGTAGATCTGGTAGCCGTGATACTTCACTCGCAAAGCGTCCACCACAGCTTGCGCATTCTTTGGGTCGTCGACCTTGAGGAAGATCTGGCTGAGGTGGCCAGGGTTTCCCGTCAGCGTCTGCAACATTTGCAGCTTTACGCAGATGCGGGAGAGCTTACCCGATTCGAAGATTCCGACCAGTTTCCAATCGTGATTGACCAAATTGAGGGTATCGCCCACGTGGAGCTGTTTTTGCTGGGCATAGTACTCATCCACGACAACGTCGTTATCGTTGACCAGCGGCCCACCCTTCAAATAGTGAAACCCTCCGTTCAGTCTCCGAAAATCGTCAAGATCGAGTCCCGTCATCGCATCGAAGCCGGAGAGGGGTTGAACCATCGTCCCCATCGCAAATGTGACATGCGGCTCCTTCATCAGCAGAGCAGGAATCTTATCGCTCATCGGAGCCGAGCTCAGCCCGATCGCTGAAGATCCGGGCGGCCGAAACCAGATATCAGCGCCCACACCACGCGCCCGTTGCGCGGACTGATCCAGCGTCCCGTGACTGACCCCGACCAGCGTCAGGATCATCGTCACCTCAACGGCAATTGCAAGCACGCTCAGCAGCGTACGGACCGGTCGGTGGCCAAGATTCGCGAAGATCAGCTTATTGAGCAAGACTAGATTCTAATAGAAATCGGCACGCCTACAGTCAAAGGCTGAACGAATTTGGGCAAGCGAACACTCGATCAACAACAACACACTTACAGAAAGCTTCAGGCGACTGATCACGGGGACCAGTCGCCTGCGCAAGAGCGTTCGTTATTGAATTACTGTCCAGCTTCAACCCGGGGTGTGATGAGACCGATGTTATCTACTCCGGCTTGATGACCGAAGTCGATAACCTCTGCAACCTTGCTGAAGTCCAGATCCTTGTCGCCTTTGACAAACATGACCTTCTCTTGGCGGGTCGCGAAGATCTCCACTAGCTTGGGCTCCAAGTCCGACTTGTTGAACGAATTATCGTTGATCTTATAAGCGGGCGCAGCCGCTCCGTTCGACAGCACCTGCACTACGATCGTACGGTCGTTGACCGGATCTTCGTGGTGCTCCTTGGGCGGCTGAGGAACCAGCGTCTCCAGGCCTCGAGGCGTCACCGGCACGATGACCATGAAGATGATCAACAGCACCAGAAGAACGTCGATCAGCGGCGTTACATTCATGTCCGACATTGCTCCGCCGGTATTTCCACCACCCATTCCCATAGCAATCTCCTCGGATACTCTTGCCGCTCCAATAAATGCGAGTTCGACACCCTACATGTCTATTTCTTGGTAGTCGCCGTTCCGCTGTCGTCTGTTCTTTCGGTCAGCAGGCCAAGCTGGCTCACACCGGCGGACCGGATTCCATCAACCGCGTCCATCACTTTACCGTAGTTGGCACGTATATCCGCGCGCATAAAGACCTCTTTGCTGGTCTTATTTTCTAGCTTCGCAGAGATCTTAGGTCCAAGATCATCGAGCGTTACCTGGTCGCCGCCCAGAAACGTCCTGCCATCGCGAGTCACAGCGACTACAACGGCGTCTTCCTTATTGGCATCTTCCATCACCACCGCGGCGTCAGCCTTCGGCAGGTCCACGTTGACCTTGTTGTTCAACATGGGAGTGATGACCATGAAGATGATCAACAACACCAGCATCACGTCCACCATCGGCGTCACGTTGATGTTGGAGTTGACCTTCTTGCCTTCCTCCCGCTTATTGATACTCATAACGTATGCTCCGTCCGGTTTGCTGTATTTGCTTTCCTGCGATGCCTGTTAGCCTCCGGCTGCCGTTCGCTGGCGACATCCGGAGGACCTATCAGAGATGTGATTCCCGCAGAGTACTGCTGATTGGCCTTACGCTTCTGGACCGAAGCCCTACCGGTGGCTCTGCTTGATGAAGTAGTCGACCAGTTCGCTCGAGCTGTTGTCCATTTCGACGTCGAAAGCCTCGACCTTACCGGTGAAGTAGTTGAACGTCATAACAGCCGGGATCGCGACGAGCAGACCGAAGGCGGTCGTTACGAGGGCCTCCGAGATACCGCCGGCAACCGCGCCGATACCAGAGGTCTTCTGGGTTGCAATCTGTTGGAAGGCGTTCAAAATACCGACTACGGTACCGAACAGACCGATAAACGGCGCCGTCGAACCGATGGTGGCCAGACCGCCCAGACCGCGCTTCAGCTTGGCATGAACGATAGCCTCAGAGCGCTCAAGTGCGCGCTTGGAACTCTCGATCTGCTCGTCGGTGATCGTGCCGCCAGAACCGAAGCTGCGGAACTCCTGCAGACCAGCCGTAACAACTTCGGCGAGGTGCGACTTCTTGGAACGGTCAGCAACCTTAATCGCCTCATCCAGACGGCCGTCCTTCAACGCGCCGGCAACCTTCGGCGCAAACTCACGAGACTGCTTGCGGGCTGCTGAAAAGTAAAGAGCGCGATCGATGATCACAGCGAGCGACCAGATCGACATGATGAAAAGGAAGATGACAACGCAACGAGCCAGCCAGCCCATGTTGGACCAGAGACCCATAACACTGAAGCTGACCTGCGCCTCTTCAAAGTACAGGGCGAGGGAAGCAGGAACGTGAGCGAAGGTTGTTGCTAGATGAGCGAGAATCACTGGAATATTTCCTCCTGGTAGAACTCTAACTTTCAGAATCTTGACCCGGGAATCCCCCAAAAGTTCGACACCTCTGGGAGACCCGCGAGAGACGTTGCTGCGTGATGAGCCTTGGTTTAGCCGCCACCGAAGTTGAAGTTGACGGTGATCTGCGTGTCCACCTCGGTCGGCTCGCCGTTCAGGAAATACGGCTTGTAGCGCCACCCTTGGACGGCCGAGACAGCCGCTGACCGAAGCATCTCAGGACCACTGACGACCTCGAGCTTTTCGATCGTACCGCTCTTCGAGATCACGGCGTGCAGAACGACAGCACCCGAGACATGAGCAGCCCTTGCAATCGGTGGATAAACCGGATTCGACCCCGAAAGCTTGTTGCCAGCCACTACGCCGCTTGAGACGCGCTGAGGACCCTTCGGAGGAGCAACTTTGACAACCGGAGTCGGCGCCGTGCCGATGCCGCCCATCACGCCACCCGGGACGCCGCTACCGCTACCCATACCCGCCATGCCAGCAACGCCGGCGACTTGCGGAGGAGGTGCAGCATCTTCCTTCAGCATCTTGATATCTTTTGGAATTTTCGTAGGAGCGTGAAGACCTGCGTCGATCTCTGACACCATTTTGATCGGCTTGACGATCTGTTGCGGCGGCGGAGGGGGTGGAGGGGGAGGGGGTGGAGGCGGCGCTGTCAGCATCGCGGTCATTGCCGTCTTCGGCAAAGCCTCCGGATACAGCAGCGGAATAAGGATCATGGTTGCCAAGATCGCGCCATTGAAGATAAAGGTCCCAATCATCCAGTACTTGGACTTGGTCTTGATCTGGCCGCCGGATTCCATCAACGAGGATTCGAACATATGCAGCCTCTTTACTGTGAAGAAGAGCTATTTTTCTTTAGACACCACGTTGCTGCTTTTTGTTCCCAGCCACTTCTTTTTGTTCCCGAGCTACTACATCGGCAGAAGAGCCGATCCCTACACCTTGGCGCGCTTACCCGCAGGTAACGTCACCGACTTGCCCTTGCTTACCCGCCAGTCCTGGTACGCCACCAGCATCGGTGCCGCCACCGCGATCGACGAATAGGTGCCAATCAGGATGCCGACAACGAGTGCAAAGGAAAATCCATGCAACACCTCACCGCCAAACAAATACAGCGAAAGCACCGTCAGGAAGGTCAGTCCCGAAGAGATGACCGTTCTGCTCAGCGTTTGATTGATGCTCCGATTGACGACATCATGCAGCGACTCCCTCCGTGAAAGCGCCAGGTTCTCGCGAATGCGGTCGAAGACGACGATCGTGTCGTTCATCGAATAACCAATCAGCGTCAGGATTGCAGCGATAACGGTAAGAGTAATCTCCTGATTCGTCAAACTGAACGCGCCAACCGTAATAAGTGTGTCGTGGAACACCGCCACCACTGCTGCCACGCCGTAGATCAGCTCAAACCTGAACCATAGATAGATCAGCATTCCTATCAGTGAGTACAGCGTCGCCAGCCACGCTTGCTTCTGCAGCTGTTTCCCAGCCGTAGGTCCGACAATCTCAACCTGCTCCACCGTAAACGCCGAGTCGTGGTAGTTAGCGCTCAACGCACTCTCCACGCTCTGCCGCCCGGCATCATGCGACTGGTCGGTCGCGGTCGACTCTGGCAGCGCGATGATCACCTTGTTCGCCGCATGGCCGCTGGGATCGCTGACGCGCTGAATTCGCGCATTGTGCACGCCCGAGCGATCCATCGCCTGCCGAATGTGATCCTCATTTGGAGTCTGTTCAAAGGCCACGCGGACCTGCGTGCCTCCCTTGAAGTCAACCCCAAGCGGAATGTGATGCCAGAACAGCATACTTAGCACACCGAGGACAGAAAAAATCAGGGAAAACCCAAGGAAGTACCACTTCTTCCCGAGCCAATCGATATTCGTTGTACGAAACAGTTCCAAGCTCAAACCCTCAGCGGCAGCCAATGGCCCCGCAATCTCTCGAAATCTAAATAGACAGCGCCGCGCCGCGTTCCTTCTTCTGCAGAATCGCGTCGAAGATTACACGCGACACCAGCACCGCGGTAAACAGGTTGGCGAACAGACCGAAGGCCAGCGTCACCGCAAACCCGCGCACCGGACCCGAACCGAACAGGAACAGGATCATCGCCGAAACGATGGTCGTCACGTGGGTATCGATGATCGTGACCCAGGCATGTGCAAAGCCCTGCTGCACAGCCGCCGCAGCTGTTTTGCCAGCCCGAAGCTCTTCGCGAATACGCTCGAAGATCAGCACATTCGAGTCGACGCCCATACCGATCGTAAGAATCACACCCGCAATTCCAGGCAGCGTCAACGTCGACCCGGTAAAGCCCATGAACCCGAGCAAAATGACCAAGTTCAACATCAACGCCAGGTCCGCGTTTATCCCCGCTCCACGGTAGTAAATCAGCATGAAGATCATGACCGCCAGCATTCCGGCAATCGCCGCGAC
This window encodes:
- a CDS encoding energy transducer TonB gives rise to the protein MFESSLMESGGQIKTKSKYWMIGTFIFNGAILATMILIPLLYPEALPKTAMTAMLTAPPPPPPPPPPPPPQQIVKPIKMVSEIDAGLHAPTKIPKDIKMLKEDAAPPPQVAGVAGMAGMGSGSGVPGGVMGGIGTAPTPVVKVAPPKGPQRVSSGVVAGNKLSGSNPVYPPIARAAHVSGAVVLHAVISKSGTIEKLEVVSGPEMLRSAAVSAVQGWRYKPYFLNGEPTEVDTQITVNFNFGGG
- a CDS encoding ExbD/TolR family protein — encoded protein: MSINKREEGKKVNSNINVTPMVDVMLVLLIIFMVITPMLNNKVNVDLPKADAAVVMEDANKEDAVVVAVTRDGRTFLGGDQVTLDDLGPKISAKLENKTSKEVFMRADIRANYGKVMDAVDGIRSAGVSQLGLLTERTDDSGTATTKK
- a CDS encoding ExbD/TolR family protein, whose protein sequence is MGMGGGNTGGAMSDMNVTPLIDVLLVLLIIFMVIVPVTPRGLETLVPQPPKEHHEDPVNDRTIVVQVLSNGAAAPAYKINDNSFNKSDLEPKLVEIFATRQEKVMFVKGDKDLDFSKVAEVIDFGHQAGVDNIGLITPRVEAGQ
- a CDS encoding tetratricopeptide repeat protein yields the protein MKFTARIPVTAALLALMLITATGCNRLKARDQLTKGVQAFKNARYEEAVNHFQNSIALDPNYEDAKLYLATAYSYQVVPNLDTPENLAIAQKALDGFNAVLAKDPNDLTALKQIASINRNIKKFDVAKEYEKKVIAIAPNDPEAYYTVGFVDWTLAYKNAITILAADGLTDQGDGNPKKSKGACQKLQAANTDLVNEGLQYLNKAVELNPTYDDAMQYLQLTYRRKADLECGDEAARKADMAQVDSWIQKAMGARKENELKKEKATQGGVSMQ
- a CDS encoding ABC transporter ATP-binding protein; the protein is MSEPPIIEVRSLTKTYQVGEVAVYALRGVDLDIRKGEFVAIIGASGSGKSTLFHILGGLTPMTTGTVQLNGRDMAGMTNAERTELRKTTVGFVFQKYNLLPTLSAEDNIRIVQYIGGRNTVFDQAFQEILKLLGITDRMKHKPRALSGGQQQRVAIARGLVNSPAILLADEPTGNLDSENSAAVLKLIKDLNRRLGQTILMITHDADAASYADRIVKMRDGRIV
- a CDS encoding MotA/TolQ/ExbB proton channel family protein, which codes for MILAHLATTFAHVPASLALYFEEAQVSFSVMGLWSNMGWLARCVVIFLFIMSIWSLAVIIDRALYFSAARKQSREFAPKVAGALKDGRLDEAIKVADRSKKSHLAEVVTAGLQEFRSFGSGGTITDEQIESSKRALERSEAIVHAKLKRGLGGLATIGSTAPFIGLFGTVVGILNAFQQIATQKTSGIGAVAGGISEALVTTAFGLLVAIPAVMTFNYFTGKVEAFDVEMDNSSSELVDYFIKQSHR
- the secF gene encoding protein translocase subunit SecF: MELFRTTNIDWLGKKWYFLGFSLIFSVLGVLSMLFWHHIPLGVDFKGGTQVRVAFEQTPNEDHIRQAMDRSGVHNARIQRVSDPSGHAANKVIIALPESTATDQSHDAGRQSVESALSANYHDSAFTVEQVEIVGPTAGKQLQKQAWLATLYSLIGMLIYLWFRFELIYGVAAVVAVFHDTLITVGAFSLTNQEITLTVIAAILTLIGYSMNDTIVVFDRIRENLALSRRESLHDVVNRSINQTLSRTVISSGLTFLTVLSLYLFGGEVLHGFSFALVVGILIGTYSSIAVAAPMLVAYQDWRVSKGKSVTLPAGKRAKV
- a CDS encoding ABC transporter permease translates to MLNKLIFANLGHRPVRTLLSVLAIAVEVTMILTLVGVSHGTLDQSAQRARGVGADIWFRPPGSSAIGLSSAPMSDKIPALLMKEPHVTFAMGTMVQPLSGFDAMTGLDLDDFRRLNGGFHYLKGGPLVNDNDVVVDEYYAQQKQLHVGDTLNLVNHDWKLVGIFESGKLSRICVKLQMLQTLTGNPGHLSQIFLKVDDPKNAQAVVDALRVKYHGYQIYTMEEFTSMLSISNVGMLKSFIGVVIGVAVIVGFIVVFMAMYTAVLERTREIGILKAVGGSSGLILNILFRETLLLALLGSVVGILLTYGTQWLMKHAVPASLVQETVYSWWPIATGIAVVGALLGAIVPGAKAVKQDVTEALSYE